A stretch of Fundicoccus culcitae DNA encodes these proteins:
- a CDS encoding DEAD/DEAH box helicase — protein MDAFSLLKRPLREYIYASGWQALRPIQKRAITFSQESDNNFILAAPTASGKTEAAFLPAINQVDDWTNGVKILYISPLIALINDQFKRLVQLCQDLGINVTSWHGEANQAKKKELIKHPNGIVLITPESIEAMLVNRPQQARHLFGQTEWIIIDEIHSFLGENRGIQVMSLLNRLGFYMQKDPRCVGLSATLDKEDYFTAKLFFQNKRETSVIVDRGQNERMHEIFYFPKQKSDESSFFKGIDVIYAAAQTESMLVFPNSRNKVEEIGSSLNRRAEKNKQNQASFFVHHASLPKDTRLFAEQFAKESRGRKFTICCTSTLELGIDIGAVDSIIQYGPPPNVSTLSQRLGRSGRRTGVNKLRFIAHEAWELLQGIASIQLLDEGQLDTSPQITQPFDVLAHQIISLVIEHNGLTKEALHQHLRRGHVWRAIKDEHLDYLIDSMVEREYLELMDNYEMISGYNAQPLLRMAEFYTQFSTEPELSVYHDLKNIGTIAIEPGLTNGDNILLSGKVWQILWIDLPKKQVHVIPANKGEAYFESKDRQDVSSLVRERMKQILLTGDWMHYEPLIQESFDNLAGSIMKKDGYYFQLTDNGDPWLVSFLGSKANRTLVYLLGLVTGRVYKQGVTSVFIVGDHIRESLIEAREANVSRDDWIHFFKHNDLILQSEIAHLKYHKLVPKDLMIEYVIDEALAIDEVNAFLQGDSFIA, from the coding sequence ATGGATGCTTTTTCCTTATTAAAACGCCCATTGCGAGAGTATATTTATGCAAGTGGCTGGCAAGCCTTACGGCCGATTCAAAAGCGAGCCATCACTTTTAGTCAAGAAAGTGATAATAATTTTATATTAGCGGCACCTACTGCTTCGGGTAAAACTGAAGCGGCTTTTTTGCCAGCGATTAATCAAGTGGATGACTGGACCAATGGGGTTAAGATTCTTTATATTTCGCCTTTGATTGCCTTAATCAATGATCAATTCAAACGGTTGGTTCAATTATGTCAAGATTTAGGGATTAATGTCACTAGTTGGCATGGCGAAGCGAATCAAGCTAAGAAAAAAGAGCTAATCAAACATCCGAATGGGATTGTTTTAATTACCCCTGAATCGATTGAAGCGATGCTGGTTAATCGGCCCCAGCAAGCAAGGCATTTATTTGGGCAAACTGAGTGGATTATTATTGATGAAATCCATAGTTTTTTAGGTGAAAATCGCGGAATTCAAGTGATGTCTTTGTTGAATCGATTAGGTTTCTATATGCAAAAGGACCCGCGCTGTGTAGGTCTATCAGCTACTTTGGATAAGGAGGATTATTTTACTGCAAAATTATTTTTTCAAAACAAGCGTGAAACCAGTGTGATTGTTGATCGCGGACAAAATGAGCGAATGCATGAAATTTTTTACTTTCCCAAGCAAAAAAGTGATGAATCTTCTTTTTTTAAGGGGATTGATGTCATTTATGCTGCGGCTCAAACTGAATCAATGCTTGTTTTTCCCAACAGTCGTAATAAGGTTGAAGAAATTGGATCATCACTTAATCGACGGGCAGAAAAAAATAAGCAAAATCAGGCGAGCTTTTTTGTGCATCATGCCTCTTTACCTAAAGATACGCGATTGTTTGCGGAGCAGTTTGCCAAAGAAAGTCGCGGTCGAAAGTTTACCATTTGTTGCACTTCAACCTTGGAATTAGGGATTGATATTGGTGCTGTGGATAGTATTATTCAATATGGACCGCCGCCTAACGTCTCTACTTTATCGCAACGGTTAGGACGCTCTGGGCGCCGGACCGGTGTTAATAAATTGCGTTTTATTGCTCATGAAGCTTGGGAATTATTGCAAGGGATTGCCTCAATCCAGCTATTAGATGAAGGTCAGTTAGACACCAGTCCACAAATTACACAACCCTTTGATGTGTTAGCACACCAGATTATTTCTCTAGTGATCGAGCATAATGGGTTAACCAAAGAAGCCTTACATCAACATCTAAGACGAGGTCATGTTTGGCGAGCGATTAAAGATGAGCATTTGGATTATTTAATTGATAGTATGGTTGAACGGGAATATTTAGAATTAATGGATAATTATGAAATGATTTCAGGCTATAATGCGCAACCTTTGTTACGTATGGCTGAGTTTTATACACAATTTTCGACTGAACCAGAATTAAGTGTGTATCATGATTTAAAAAATATTGGAACGATAGCGATTGAACCGGGTTTAACGAATGGAGACAACATCTTGTTGAGTGGGAAGGTCTGGCAAATTTTATGGATTGATTTACCCAAAAAACAAGTCCATGTTATACCTGCTAATAAAGGTGAAGCCTATTTTGAATCCAAGGATCGGCAAGATGTTTCTTCTTTAGTCCGTGAGCGGATGAAACAAATTTTATTAACGGGTGATTGGATGCACTATGAACCGTTAATTCAAGAGAGTTTTGACAATTTAGCGGGTAGTATTATGAAAAAAGATGGCTATTATTTCCAATTAACCGATAATGGTGATCCTTGGTTAGTGAGTTTCCTAGGGTCTAAAGCTAATCGGACGTTGGTTTATTTATTGGGACTTGTGACGGGACGTGTATACAAACAAGGTGTGACCTCTGTTTTTATTGTCGGGGACCACATTCGGGAATCTTTGATTGAAGCACGCGAAGCCAATGTAAGTCGCGACGACTGGATTCATTTCTTTAAACATAATGATTTAATTTTGCAGTCTGAAATTGCGCATCTTAAATATCACAAATTAGTACCGAAAGATTTGATGATTGAATATGTGATTGACGAAGCCTTGGCTATCGATGAAGTGAATGCCTTTTTACAGGGCGATTCATTTATTGCCTAG
- a CDS encoding GNAT family N-acetyltransferase, translated as MNFQTERLQIRPILESDEAEIFAIHSDAETCRYMLHEPWTDATRAEAFSKRLKQNQLSQASPVTLAVVLDNQVIGELFVWYTEMKETVEIGYVFNRAFHGHGYAFEAIKALLERLFTDFSIHRVQANLDARNKASEKLCYRLGMRKEAHFLQDYWTKGEWTDSFVFGLLQEEFVSNKKIES; from the coding sequence GTGAATTTTCAAACGGAACGTTTACAAATCCGTCCAATACTAGAAAGTGATGAAGCTGAGATATTTGCTATACATTCTGATGCAGAAACCTGCCGTTACATGTTACACGAACCTTGGACGGATGCTACTCGGGCTGAGGCGTTTAGTAAACGTTTAAAACAAAATCAATTAAGTCAAGCTTCGCCGGTTACTTTGGCCGTGGTTTTGGATAATCAAGTGATTGGCGAATTATTTGTTTGGTATACAGAAATGAAAGAAACCGTTGAGATTGGTTATGTGTTTAATCGGGCTTTTCATGGTCATGGTTATGCTTTTGAAGCTATCAAGGCTTTACTAGAGCGGCTATTTACGGATTTTTCTATCCATCGGGTGCAAGCCAACTTGGATGCGCGAAATAAGGCTTCGGAAAAATTATGTTATCGATTAGGTATGCGCAAAGAAGCCCATTTTTTGCAAGACTATTGGACTAAAGGGGAATGGACGGATAGTTTTGTTTTTGGTTTGTTACAAGAAGAGTTTGTAAGCAATAAGAAAATAGAAAGCTGA
- a CDS encoding DUF1576 domain-containing protein, protein METERPRQKPIDLFFETYIMNDTQISPNVFYFTGILFILFAFLVDSPTMIWNGFWEIMVSPSSLITDYFEVGGIGATFVNAGIVLLFSTYYVQRYTNGLTGPLSAALFTILGFAFFGKNLFNTLPIMLGTVFYSHFVGENHNRALLTSLFATALGPIVSLISFSQNLPLYYAIPLAYGVGILIGFIITPVASAFLRFHQGYNLYNIGFTAGVIGMLLISTMRAFNWEVDIDNAHYFKPSIAVNVFFILYNLLLIGLGWFGNRHVKASYRNLMNETGVLISDFVQSHSAGLALINAGVLGLMSMGYVFLVGGVINGPVIGGILTVVGFGLFGKHPRNVTPVVAGVFITQLFMHTDSPGSTASLLAALFGTTVAPIAGTFGPLAGLIAGALHATLVQFIGIVHAGVNLYNNGFTGGFVAATLAPIFDMLKERKANHASRKEKN, encoded by the coding sequence ATGGAGACCGAACGCCCAAGGCAGAAGCCAATAGACTTATTTTTCGAGACTTATATCATGAACGACACCCAAATTTCACCCAATGTATTTTATTTTACAGGGATTCTATTTATTCTTTTTGCTTTTTTAGTCGATAGCCCTACCATGATTTGGAATGGCTTTTGGGAGATTATGGTCTCTCCTTCCAGCTTAATCACAGATTATTTTGAAGTCGGCGGTATAGGTGCTACCTTTGTGAACGCCGGTATTGTTTTACTTTTTAGCACTTACTACGTTCAGCGGTATACAAATGGGTTAACCGGACCATTGAGTGCGGCTTTATTTACCATTTTAGGTTTCGCCTTTTTTGGGAAGAACCTCTTTAATACCTTGCCGATTATGTTGGGAACCGTCTTTTATAGTCATTTCGTTGGCGAAAACCACAATCGTGCCTTATTAACCTCGCTGTTTGCAACTGCTTTAGGCCCTATCGTTAGTTTAATTAGTTTCAGTCAAAATTTACCTTTATACTATGCCATCCCCCTTGCCTATGGAGTCGGAATTTTAATCGGTTTTATTATTACGCCGGTTGCATCCGCCTTTTTAAGATTTCATCAAGGCTATAACTTATATAATATTGGCTTTACTGCCGGGGTTATCGGTATGCTTTTAATAAGCACCATGCGTGCCTTTAACTGGGAGGTTGATATCGACAATGCTCACTACTTTAAACCTTCCATAGCCGTCAACGTCTTTTTCATTTTATATAATCTATTATTGATCGGCTTGGGATGGTTTGGAAATCGACACGTCAAAGCATCTTACCGTAATTTAATGAATGAGACGGGTGTGCTCATCAGTGATTTTGTCCAATCCCACAGCGCTGGCTTAGCTCTAATTAACGCCGGGGTTTTAGGTTTAATGAGTATGGGCTATGTTTTTCTGGTTGGCGGTGTCATAAATGGACCCGTTATCGGAGGCATTTTAACTGTAGTTGGCTTTGGTTTATTTGGCAAGCACCCTAGAAATGTCACCCCGGTCGTTGCAGGGGTATTTATTACACAGCTCTTCATGCATACTGATTCACCAGGGTCGACTGCTTCTTTACTTGCCGCCCTCTTTGGTACGACCGTCGCACCCATTGCGGGAACATTTGGTCCCTTGGCAGGCTTGATTGCAGGAGCACTCCACGCTACACTGGTTCAATTTATCGGAATCGTTCATGCCGGCGTAAACCTCTACAACAATGGCTTTACCGGTGGTTTCGTTGCCGCTACGCTAGCTCCTATTTTTGATATGTTAAAAGAAAGGAAAGCTAATCATGCCTCAAGAAAAGAAAAAAATTAA
- a CDS encoding tellurite resistance TerB C-terminal domain-containing protein, whose translation MKKINYEALKNWLTKNIEDIIDVTFDVPELIPVQEHTEKEIDWVKYIDQYYYADQYWKSKELAELVLALYLRYIDVLDCHFKQKNSSLFQYIRSMTRSGYEVRRFLQALHAYGRDRILDYYDDNYWGFDYDFSILNYQLNPAERDILRKETKSFLAFLPEPSAELRRLFHLTDYGTKAVWWDLDGSFRDTFELNELQLRILFATKSRTTKVWEEPFKNEIIHLYFDYWQIIMDAINDEGGPTPNKSRNQFISRLSYSTIQPYEEDRHFYFISSLIKVAENTIRQKQGVRQIKVDSDITNIKKRFNPWVAEKIKAVTEAELAKGQREKEAASIPERKTIDLNLEKLTSSQKELTQIVDMITDFVGDENVEDELIIEAADVVAEPVEKEQLTDEAAVFIEKGENDLQVVFIQLIIDKNGLTTREAEAFSLEHGLLLNAFINEINQRLYDLVSDQVVVVEAHQITIDAFYLEEVKAWLSQKGSDQE comes from the coding sequence ATGAAAAAAATTAATTATGAAGCGTTAAAAAACTGGTTAACTAAAAATATAGAGGATATTATTGATGTGACATTTGATGTGCCAGAGTTGATTCCGGTGCAGGAACATACTGAAAAAGAGATTGATTGGGTGAAGTATATTGATCAATACTATTATGCGGATCAATATTGGAAATCAAAAGAATTGGCAGAGCTTGTTTTAGCACTCTATTTACGGTATATAGATGTATTAGATTGTCATTTTAAGCAAAAAAATTCATCTTTATTTCAATATATTCGTTCTATGACGCGTAGTGGATATGAAGTCAGACGCTTTCTGCAAGCTCTACATGCTTATGGCCGTGATCGAATTTTAGACTATTATGATGATAATTATTGGGGGTTTGACTATGATTTTTCAATCCTTAATTATCAATTGAACCCTGCGGAAAGAGACATCCTTCGAAAAGAAACAAAATCATTTTTAGCCTTTTTACCGGAACCATCGGCGGAACTTAGACGCTTATTTCATCTAACAGATTATGGAACGAAGGCCGTTTGGTGGGATTTAGATGGAAGCTTTCGTGATACCTTTGAATTAAATGAGCTTCAATTGCGCATTCTTTTCGCGACCAAAAGTCGAACGACTAAGGTTTGGGAAGAACCATTTAAAAATGAAATTATCCATTTATATTTTGACTATTGGCAAATTATTATGGACGCGATTAATGATGAGGGTGGGCCAACTCCTAACAAATCACGCAATCAATTTATTAGCCGATTATCGTATTCGACGATTCAACCTTATGAGGAAGATAGACATTTTTATTTTATTAGCTCGTTGATTAAAGTCGCTGAAAATACCATTCGCCAAAAACAGGGTGTGCGTCAAATTAAAGTCGACTCCGATATTACTAATATTAAGAAGCGTTTCAATCCTTGGGTGGCTGAGAAAATAAAAGCTGTCACTGAAGCTGAACTGGCTAAAGGTCAACGTGAAAAAGAAGCTGCTTCCATACCTGAACGTAAGACCATCGATTTAAACTTGGAGAAGTTAACTTCTTCACAAAAAGAATTAACCCAAATTGTTGATATGATTACCGACTTTGTTGGTGATGAGAACGTTGAAGATGAGCTAATTATCGAAGCTGCTGATGTGGTTGCCGAGCCCGTTGAAAAGGAACAGCTTACGGATGAGGCAGCGGTATTTATTGAAAAGGGTGAAAATGATCTTCAAGTCGTGTTCATCCAATTAATTATTGATAAGAATGGCTTGACCACCCGTGAGGCGGAGGCTTTTAGTCTTGAACACGGGCTCCTTTTAAATGCGTTTATCAATGAGATTAATCAACGTTTGTATGATTTGGTTAGTGACCAGGTTGTGGTTGTTGAAGCCCATCAAATAACGATTGATGCGTTTTATTTGGAGGAAGTCAAGGCATGGCTGAGTCAAAAGGGGAGTGACCAAGAGTGA